A single genomic interval of Camelina sativa cultivar DH55 chromosome 11, Cs, whole genome shotgun sequence harbors:
- the LOC104728502 gene encoding uncharacterized protein LOC104728502, with amino-acid sequence MALIHVPNPPLGVDLDAEAEDRDEFHIDKMATDFTEAEESIRHNVYPENDDEDEEHVHIGAARRGTAIMHGDGSMYKGQSFYNGIAFKECVLDYALVYGCNLKQYMYDRDRIGFKCVGAKGKCMWKVYAASLHNESMWRITLYTNRHICVPNGECEMFKTPVIARLFLDKIREEHEYYMPLKMEQTIMEKWKISVTRDQCQAARRKALAWIELEYDTQFERLRDYGAEILEANEGSVVEVDTVKNEAGQDVFKRFYVCYDVLRRTWKKSCRPLIGVDGCFLKEKIKGQLLVALGRDVDNAIYPIAWCVVQVENTDNWSWFVNRLKIDLELGDGDGYIMVSDRQKGLIKAVELELPKIEHRKCVRHIYGNLKKNHPNKMRLKKLLWDLAWCYNSKDYEESLERIHAYDSKLYEDVMKTKPKIWCRAFDKIGNYCEDVENNSVESFNNTINKAREKPFVAMLECVRRLAMVRIAKRSAISHSHEGICTPYVKRFLAEEHKATSLCFVHPSTNGAYEVYLGYDKHIVNLNDRTCTCMKFQICRIPCEHAGRRITRRGLFHTIGLALEVKVHPPPRPDDEKVDKKRKKGVHESPTKKKPKEKKRIMHCGICGAADHNCRYHQKKKNKKNTTQGGTQVESTQGCLTQEK; translated from the exons ATGGCGTTAATTCATGTTCCTAATCCGCCTCTTGGAGTAGATTTAGACGCAGAAGCTGAGGATCGGGATGAGTTTCATATCGACAAGATGGCGACTGATTTTACGGAAGCCGAGGAATCGATTCGTCATAACGTGTACCCAGAAAATGACGATGAGGATGAGGAACATGTTCATATTGGTGCTGCGAGAAGGGGGACAGCCATCATGCATGGTGATGGTTCAATGTACAAAGGGCAAAGCTTCTACAATGGAATCGCCTTTAAGGAGTGTGTTCTCGACTACGCACTTGTATACGGTTGTAACCTCAAGCAATACATGTACGATAGAGATAGAATCGGTTTTAAGTGTGTTGGTGCTAAGGGAAAATGTATGTGGAAAGTTTATGCGGCATCACTTCACAATGAGTCGATGTGGAGGATTACTTTGTATACGAACAGGCATATTTGTGTACCTAATGGAGAATGTGAAATGTTTAAGACACCAGTGATAGCTAGGTTGTTTCTggataagataagagaagaaCATGAATATTACATGCCTTTGAAGATGGAGCAGACTATAATGGAGAAGTGGAAGATATCAGTTACTAGAGATCAGTGTCAAGCTGCTAGGAGAAAGGCATTGGCCTGGATAGAGCTTGAATATGATACTCAATTTGAACGGCTCAGGGACTATGGGGCCGAGATATTGGAAGCAAATGAAGGTTCTGTTGTCGAGGTTGATACGGTGAAGAACGAGGCTGGACAGGATGTGTTTAAGCGATTCTATGTATGCTATGATGTTCTTAGGAGAACATGGAAAAAATCCTGCAGACCACTAATAGGAGTTGATGGTTGTTTCTTGAAAGAAAAGATCAAGGGACAGTTGCTGGTAGCTTTAGGAAGAGATGTTGACAATGCTATCTACCCAATAGCTTGGTGTGTTGTTCAGGTTGAGAACACAGATAATTGGTCATGGTTTGTGAATAGGCTGAAGATCGACTTGGAGTTAGGTGATGGGGATGGTTACATTATGGTGTCTGATCGACAAAAG GGGTTGATTAAAGCTGTTGAGTTAGAGTTACCAAAGATAGAGCATCGAAAATGTGTTAGGCACATTTATGGGAATCTAAAGAAGAATCATCCGAATAAGATGCGGCTGAAGAAACTCCTGTGGGATCTAGCTTGGTGCTACAACAGTAAAGACTATGAAGAGAGTTTGGAGAGGATCCATGCATATGATAGTAAACTATATGAAGATGTAATGAAAACTAAACCAAAGATTTGGTGTAGGGCGTTCGACAAGATTGGCAACTACTGTGAGGATGTTGAAAACAACTCGGTGGAGTCCTTCAATAACACAATCAACAAGGCAAGAGAGAAGCCATTTGTGGCCATGTTGGAGTGTGTTCGAAGGCTTGCCATGGTTCGGATTGCTAAGCGGTCTGCAATTTCTCACTCACACGAAG GGATATGCACTCCATATGTGAAACGTTTCTTGGCTGAAGAGCATAAGGCAACTTCTCTGTGCTTTGTACATCCCAGCACAAATGGAGCTTACGAAGTTTACCTGGGATATGACAAACACATAGTCAATTTGAACGATAGGACTTGTACTTGCATGAAGTTTCAGATCTGTAGAATCCCCTGCGAACACGC TGGAAGGAGAATTACACGGAGGGGATTGTTCCACACTATTGGCCTTGCACTGGAGGTGAAAGTGCATCCACCACCAAGGCCGGATGATGAAAAGGtagacaagaagaggaagaaaggtgTTCATGAGTCACCTaccaagaagaaaccaaaagaaaagaagagaatcatGCATTGTGGGATTTGTGGTGCAGCTGATCATAATTGTAGGTACCaccagaagaaaaagaacaagaagaatacAACACAG GGTGGAACTCAAGTGGAATCTACTCAAGGTTGTCTAACTCAAGAGAAGTAA
- the LOC104724670 gene encoding lon protease homolog 2, peroxisomal isoform X1, with the protein MAETVELPSRLAILPFRNKVLLPGAIIRIRCTSHSSVTLVEQELWQKEEKGLIGILPVRDDAEGSSIGTMINPGAGSDSVERSLKFLVGTTDAQKSDAKDQQEAQWHTRGVAARALHLSRGVEKPSGRVTYVVVLEGLSRFNVQELGKRGPYSVARITSLEMTKAELEQVQQDSDFLALSRQFKTTAMELVSVLEQKQKTGGRTKVLLDTVPIHKLADIFVASFEMSFEEQLSMLDSVDLKVRLSKATELVDRHLQSIRVAEKITQKVEGQLSKSQKEYLLRQQMRAIKEELGDNDDDEDDVAALERKMQAAGMPSNIWKHAQRELRRLKKMQPQQPGYNSSRVYLELLADLPWEKASEEHELDLKAAKERLDSDHYGLAKVKQRIIEYLAVRKLKPDARGPVLCFVGPPGVGKTSLASSIAAALGRKFVRLSLGGVKDEADIRGHRRTYIGSMPGRLIDGLKRVGVCNPVMLLDEIDKTGSDVRGDPASALLEVLDPEQNKSFNDHYLNVPYDLSKVVFVATANRVQPIPPPLLDRMELIELPGYTQEEKLKIAMRHLIPRVLEQHGLSSEFLKIPEAMVKNIIQRYTREAGVRSLERNLAAVARAAAVMVAEHEQTLPLSKDVQKLTSPMLNGRMAEGGEVEMEVIPMGVNDHEIEGTFQSPSAMVVDETMLEKILGPPRFDDSEAADRVASAGVSVGLVWTTFGGEVQFVEATSMVGKGEMHLTGQLGDVIKESAQLALTWVRARASDFKLALAGDMNVLDGRDIHIHFPAGAVPKDGPSAGVTLVTALVSLFSQKRVRADTAMTGEMTLRGLVLPVGGIKDKILAAHRYGIKRVILPQRNSKDLVEVPAAVLSSLEVILAKRMEDVLENAFEGGCPWRNNHSKL; encoded by the exons ATGGCGGAAACCGTGGAGCTACCGAGTAGGTTAGCGATTCTTCCTTTCAGGAACAAGGTTCTCTTGCCTGGCGCCATTATTCGAATCCGTTGTACTTCTCATAGCAG CGTCACACTGGTGGAGCAAGAGCTATGgcagaaagaagagaagggtTTAATTGGCATTTTGCCTGTTCGTGATGATGCTGAGGGTTCTTCAATTGGGACGATGATTAATCCTG GTGCTGGAAGTGATTCTGTAGAAAGGAGCTTGAAATTTCTAGTTGGTACAACAGATGCTCAGAAGTCTGATGCTAAAGATCAGCAGGAAGCTCAATGGCACACcag GGGAGTAGCAGCTCGGGCTCTGCATCTTTCAAGAGGGGTGGAGAAACCAAGTGGAAGAGTTACATATGTGGTTGTCCTTGAAGGTCTGAGCAGGTTTAATGTTCAAGAGCTTGGAAAAAGAGGACCATATTCAGTTGCGCGGATTACATCACTCGAGATGACAAAGGCAG AGTTGGAGCAAGTGCAACAAGACTCAGATTTTTTAGCCCTGTCACGCCAGTTTAAAACCACAGCTATGGAGCTTGTCTCTGTGCTTGAGCAG aaacaaaaaactgGTGGAAGGACAAAAGTTCTTTTGGATACAGTTCCTATCCATAAACTAGCAGACATATTTGTTGCTAGCTTTGAGATGAGTTTTGAAGAGCAACTATCCATGCTGGATTCAGTTGACCTGAAAGTAAGACTCTCAAAGGCTACTGAACTAGTTGATCGGCATTTGCAG TCAATTCGCGTGGCGGAGAAGATTACTCAGAAGGTGGAAGGCCAGTTGTCAAAGTCACAGAAGGAGTATCTCTTGCGCCAGCAG ATGAGAGCTATTAAAGAGGAGCTTGGcgacaatgatgatgatgaagatgatgtagCTGCACTTGAAAGAAAGATGCAAGCTGCCGGAATGCCATCAAAC ATATGGAAGCATGCTCAAAGGGAATTGAG GCGACTAAAAAAGATGCAACCTCAGCAACCCGGTTATAACAGTTCACGAGTTTACCTGGAGCTGTTGGCTGATCTTCCTTGGGAGAAGGCAAGCGAAGAACATGAGTTGGATCTAAAAGCTGCAAAAGAACGTCTTGACAGTGATCACTATGGTTTAGCCAAGGTCAAGCAACGGATCATTGAATATCTGGCTGTTCGGAAG CTAAAACCAGATGCAAGAGGCCCAGTTTTGTGCTTCGTTGGTCCACCAGGTGTGGGCAAGACATCTTTGGCATCATCTATTGCAGCTGCATTAGGTAGAAAATTTGTTCGCTTATCTTTGGGTGGTGTGAAAGATGAAGCTGACATTAGAGGACACAGAAGGACTTATATAGGAAGCATGCCAGGGCGCCTTATTGATGGGTTAAAG AGGGTTGGTGTTTGCAATCCAGTGATGCTGTTGGATGAGATTGACAAAACAGGCTCGGATGTTAGGGGTGATCCAGCTTCAGCACTGCTGGAGGTTTTGGATCCAGAGCAGAACAAATCTTTTAATGATCA CTATCTGAATGTCCCATATGACTTATCAAAGGTGGTTTTTGTTGCCACTGCAAATAGGGTTCAACCTATTCCACCGCCTCTTCTAGATAGGATGGAGCTAATTGAGTTGCCAGGTTATACGCAAGAGGAAAAGCTTAAGATAGCTATGCGCCATCTGATTCCTCGAGTTCTAGAGCAACATGGGCTTAGTTCCGAGTTCCTCAAGATTCCCGAG GCTATGGTAAAGAATATAATTCAGAGGTACACAAGGGAAGCCGGTGTTCGTAGTCTAGAGAGAAACTTGGCTGCTGTGGCTCGTGCAGCTGCTGTGATGGTTGCAGAGCATGAACAAACTCTTCCGTTGAGTAAAGATGTGCAGAAACTTACCTCTCCTATGCTTAATGGTAGAATGGCGGAGGGAGGCGAAGTGGAAATGGAAGTTATTCCAATGGGTGTAAATGATCATGAGATTGAAGGTACCTTCCAGAGTCCCTCAGCTATGGTGGTGGATGAGACTATGCTTGAGAAAATTCTAGGG CCTCCAAGGTTTGATGACAGTGAAGCTGCTGATCGAGTGGCTTCAGCTGGCGTTTCTGTGGGTCTTGTGTGGACTACCTTTGGTGGAGAGGTCCAGTTCGTGGAGGCTACATCTATGGTAGGCAAGGGCGAAATGCATTTGACGGGTCAACTTGGAGATGTTATCAAAGAATCTGCTCAATTAGCTCTTACATGG GTAAGAGCCCGTGCATCGGATTTCAAGCTGGCACTTGCAGGGGATATGAATGTTCTTGATGGTCGAGACATCCACATTCACTTTCCTGCTGGTGCAGTGCCAAAAGATGGACCTTCAGCTGGAGTGACTTTGGTGACTGCTCTGGTTTCGTTGTTCAGTCAGAAACGAGTAAGAGCAGACACAGCCATGACCGGAGAGATGACACTTAGAGGTCTCGTCCTACCTGTTGGTGGAATCAAAGATAAG ATATTGGCTGCTCACCGTTATGGTATCAAGAGAGTGATTCTACCgcagagaaactcaaaagaCTTAGTTGAAGTACCCGCCGCTGTACTTTCCAGTCTGGAG GTGATATTGGCAAAGAGAATGGAGGACGTACTGGAAAATGCATTCGAAGGAGGTTGTCCATGGCGGAACAACCACTCTAAATTATGA
- the LOC104724670 gene encoding lon protease homolog 2, peroxisomal isoform X2, which translates to MAETVELPSRLAILPFRNKVLLPGAIIRIRCTSHSSVTLVEQELWQKEEKGLIGILPVRDDAEGSSIGTMINPGAGSDSVERSLKFLVGTTDAQKSDAKDQQEAQWHTRGVAARALHLSRGVEKPSGRVTYVVVLEGLSRFNVQELGKRGPYSVARITSLEMTKAELEQVQQDSDFLALSRQFKTTAMELVSVLEQKQKTGGRTKVLLDTVPIHKLADIFVASFEMSFEEQLSMLDSVDLKVRLSKATELVDRHLQSIRVAEKITQKVEGQLSKSQKEYLLRQQMRAIKEELGDNDDDEDDVAALERKMQAAGMPSNIWKHAQRELRRLKKMQPQQPGYNSSRVYLELLADLPWEKASEEHELDLKAAKERLDSDHYGLAKVKQRIIEYLAVRKLKPDARGPVLCFVGPPGVGKTSLASSIAAALGRKFVRLSLGGVKDEADIRGHRRTYIGSMPGRLIDGLKRVGVCNPVMLLDEIDKTGSDVRGDPASALLEVLDPEQNKSFNDHYLNVPYDLSKVVFVATANRVQPIPPPLLDRMELIELPGYTQEEKLKIAMRHLIPRVLEQHGLSSEFLKIPEAMVKNIIQRYTREAGVRSLERNLAAVARAAAVMVAEHEQTLPLSKDVQKLTSPMLNGRMAEGGEVEMEVIPMGVNDHEIEGTFQSPSAMVVDETMLEKILGPPRFDDSEAADRVASAGVSVGLVWTTFGGEVQFVEATSMVGKGEMHLTGQLGDVIKESAQLALTWVRARASDFKLALAGDMNVLDGRDIHIHFPAGAVPKDGPSAGVTLVTALVSLFSQKRVRADTAMTGEMTLRGLVLPVGGIKDKILAAHRYGIKRVILPQRNSKDLVEVPAAVLSSLEVILAKRMEDVLENAFEGGCPWRNNHSKL; encoded by the exons ATGGCGGAAACCGTGGAGCTACCGAGTAGGTTAGCGATTCTTCCTTTCAGGAACAAGGTTCTCTTGCCTGGCGCCATTATTCGAATCCGTTGTACTTCTCATAGCAG CGTCACACTGGTGGAGCAAGAGCTATGgcagaaagaagagaagggtTTAATTGGCATTTTGCCTGTTCGTGATGATGCTGAGGGTTCTTCAATTGGGACGATGATTAATCCTG GTGCTGGAAGTGATTCTGTAGAAAGGAGCTTGAAATTTCTAGTTGGTACAACAGATGCTCAGAAGTCTGATGCTAAAGATCAGCAGGAAGCTCAATGGCACACcag GGGAGTAGCAGCTCGGGCTCTGCATCTTTCAAGAGGGGTGGAGAAACCAAGTGGAAGAGTTACATATGTGGTTGTCCTTGAAGGTCTGAGCAGGTTTAATGTTCAAGAGCTTGGAAAAAGAGGACCATATTCAGTTGCGCGGATTACATCACTCGAGATGACAAAGGCAG AGTTGGAGCAAGTGCAACAAGACTCAGATTTTTTAGCCCTGTCACGCCAGTTTAAAACCACAGCTATGGAGCTTGTCTCTGTGCTTGAGCAG aaacaaaaaactgGTGGAAGGACAAAAGTTCTTTTGGATACAGTTCCTATCCATAAACTAGCAGACATATTTGTTGCTAGCTTTGAGATGAGTTTTGAAGAGCAACTATCCATGCTGGATTCAGTTGACCTGAAAGTAAGACTCTCAAAGGCTACTGAACTAGTTGATCGGCATTTGCAG TCAATTCGCGTGGCGGAGAAGATTACTCAGAAGGTGGAAGGCCAGTTGTCAAAGTCACAGAAGGAGTATCTCTTGCGCCAGCAG ATGAGAGCTATTAAAGAGGAGCTTGGcgacaatgatgatgatgaagatgatgtagCTGCACTTGAAAGAAAGATGCAAGCTGCCGGAATGCCATCAAACATATGGAAGCATGCTCAAAGGGAATTGAG GCGACTAAAAAAGATGCAACCTCAGCAACCCGGTTATAACAGTTCACGAGTTTACCTGGAGCTGTTGGCTGATCTTCCTTGGGAGAAGGCAAGCGAAGAACATGAGTTGGATCTAAAAGCTGCAAAAGAACGTCTTGACAGTGATCACTATGGTTTAGCCAAGGTCAAGCAACGGATCATTGAATATCTGGCTGTTCGAAag CTAAAACCAGATGCAAGAGGCCCAGTTTTGTGCTTCGTTGGTCCACCAGGTGTGGGCAAGACATCTTTGGCATCATCTATTGCAGCTGCATTAGGTAGAAAATTTGTTCGCTTATCTTTGGGTGGTGTGAAAGATGAAGCTGACATTAGAGGACACAGAAGGACTTATATAGGAAGCATGCCAGGGCGCCTTATTGATGGGTTAAAG AGGGTTGGTGTTTGCAATCCAGTGATGCTGTTGGATGAGATTGACAAAACAGGCTCGGATGTTAGGGGTGATCCAGCTTCAGCACTGCTGGAGGTTTTGGATCCAGAGCAGAACAAATCTTTTAATGATCA CTATCTGAATGTCCCATATGACTTATCAAAGGTGGTTTTTGTTGCCACTGCAAATAGGGTTCAACCTATTCCACCGCCTCTTCTAGATAGGATGGAGCTAATTGAGTTGCCAGGTTATACGCAAGAGGAAAAGCTTAAGATAGCTATGCGCCATCTGATTCCTCGAGTTCTAGAGCAACATGGGCTTAGTTCCGAGTTCCTCAAGATTCCCGAG GCTATGGTAAAGAATATAATTCAGAGGTACACAAGGGAAGCCGGTGTTCGTAGTCTAGAGAGAAACTTGGCTGCTGTGGCTCGTGCAGCTGCTGTGATGGTTGCAGAGCATGAACAAACTCTTCCGTTGAGTAAAGATGTGCAGAAACTTACCTCTCCTATGCTTAATGGTAGAATGGCGGAGGGAGGCGAAGTGGAAATGGAAGTTATTCCAATGGGTGTAAATGATCATGAGATTGAAGGTACCTTCCAGAGTCCCTCAGCTATGGTGGTGGATGAGACTATGCTTGAGAAAATTCTAGGG CCTCCAAGGTTTGATGACAGTGAAGCTGCTGATCGAGTGGCTTCAGCTGGCGTTTCTGTGGGTCTTGTGTGGACTACCTTTGGTGGAGAGGTCCAGTTCGTGGAGGCTACATCTATGGTAGGCAAGGGCGAAATGCATTTGACGGGTCAACTTGGAGATGTTATCAAAGAATCTGCTCAATTAGCTCTTACATGG GTAAGAGCCCGTGCATCGGATTTCAAGCTGGCACTTGCAGGGGATATGAATGTTCTTGATGGTCGAGACATCCACATTCACTTTCCTGCTGGTGCAGTGCCAAAAGATGGACCTTCAGCTGGAGTGACTTTGGTGACTGCTCTGGTTTCGTTGTTCAGTCAGAAACGAGTAAGAGCAGACACAGCCATGACCGGAGAGATGACACTTAGAGGTCTCGTCCTACCTGTTGGTGGAATCAAAGATAAG ATATTGGCTGCTCACCGTTATGGTATCAAGAGAGTGATTCTACCgcagagaaactcaaaagaCTTAGTTGAAGTACCCGCCGCTGTACTTTCCAGTCTGGAG GTGATATTGGCAAAGAGAATGGAGGACGTACTGGAAAATGCATTCGAAGGAGGTTGTCCATGGCGGAACAACCACTCTAAATTATGA
- the LOC104724671 gene encoding ATP synthase subunit delta', mitochondrial isoform X1, with translation MFKQASRLLSRSVAAASSKSVTTRAFSSEVPSTIDSTFVESWKKVAPNMDPPQTPSAFMKPRPSTPSSIPTKLTVNFVLPYASELTGKEVDMVIIPATTGQMGVLPGHVPTIAELKPGIMSVHEGTDVKKYFLSSGFALLHANSVADIIAIEAVPLEHIDPSQVQKGLAEFQQKLTSATTDLEKAEAQIGVEVHSAINAALSG, from the exons ATGTTCAAACAAGCTTCTCGCCTCCTCTCCCGATCTGTCGCCGCCGCATCTTCCAAATCGGTGACGACTCGTGCCTTTTCATCGGAAGTTCCATCGACGATCGATTCGACTTTCGTCGAGTCATGGAAGAAAGTCGCACCGAACATGGACCCGCCCCAGACTCCCTCCGCCTTCATGAAACCTCGTCCTTCGACTCCTTCTTCTATCCCGACGAAGCTCACCGTCAATTTTGTCCTCCCTTACGCATCTGAGCTTACCGGCAAAGAG GTCGACATGGTCATCATTCCTGCAACAACAGGACAAATGGGTGTCTTGCCCGGACACGTTCCAACAATTGCAGAGCTAAAACCCGGTATCATGTCCGTCCATGAAGGCACTGACGTGAAGAAATACTTCCTGAGCAGTGGTTTTGCATTACTCCACGCAAATTCCGTCGCTGACATTATCGCGATTGAAGCTGTGCCACTTGAACACATTGACCCTAGCCAAGTCCAAAAGGGTTTAGCTGAGTTCCAACAGAAACTTACTTCTGCTACAACAGATCTTGAGAAAGCAGAGGCACAGATTGGTGTTGAG GTTCACAGTGCCATCAACGCAGCTCTCTCGGGCTAA
- the LOC104724671 gene encoding ATP synthase subunit delta', mitochondrial isoform X2, translated as MFKQASRLLSRSVAAASSKSVTTRAFSSEVPSTIDSTFVESWKKVAPNMDPPQTPSAFMKPRPSTPSSIPTKLTVNFVLPYASELTGKEVDMVIIPATTGQMGVLPGHVPTIAELKPGIMSVHEGTDVKKYFLSSGFALLHANSVADIIAIEAVPLEHIDPSQVQKGLAEFQQKLTSATTDLEKAEAQIGVEVHSAINAALSG; from the exons ATGTTCAAACAAGCTTCTCGCCTCCTCTCCCGATCTGTCGCCGCCGCATCTTCCAAATCGGTGACGACTCGTGCCTTTTCATCGGAAGTTCCATCGACGATCGATTCGACTTTCGTCGAGTCATGGAAGAAAGTCGCACCGAACATGGACCCGCCCCAGACTCCCTCCGCCTTCATGAAACCTCGTCCTTCGACTCCTTCTTCTATCCCGACGAAGCTCACCGTCAATTTTGTCCTCCCTTACGCATCTGAGCTTACCGGCAAAGAG GTCGACATGGTCATCATTCCTGCAACAACAGGACAAATGG GTGTCTTGCCCGGACACGTTCCAACAATTGCAGAGCTTAAACCCGGTATCATGTCCGTCCATGAAGGCACTGACGTGAAGAAATACTTCCTGAGCAGTGGTTTTGCATTACTCCACGCAAATTCCGTCGCTGACATTATCGCGATTGAAGCTGTGCCACTTGAACACATTGACCCTAGCCAAGTCCAAAAGGGTTTAGCTGAGTTCCAACAGAAACTTACTTCTGCTACAACAGATCTTGAGAAAGCAGAGGCACAGATTGGTGTTGAGGTTCACAGTGCCATCAACGCAGCTCTCTCGGGCTAA